actgctccaagcggtagtaccgcttccctGAGTGGTCGTATCGCTTGTGTGTGGGCTGTGTGCAAATACCAATTAGATTGTccccccccccctatatataggAGGTCTTCTTCCTCAAGAAGACCACCTCTTTTTCCCGTAAGCTCCATTGTTGCCTTAAGCTCCATTTTCACCTGATCTTTCTTCCTAGCCAACAAAATTTGTTATTGCTCTAGGGTTTGGAGGAGAAAGCCTTATCTACACTTTAActaagagatatttgattccccccactaatcccgtgcagatcttgttactcttggctgtttgggcaccctagacggagccacattccattgtggtgaagcttcgtggtgatgttgggagcctccaattaagttgtggagagagccccaaccttgtttgtaaaggatcgttcgccgccttcaagggcatcataagtggaatcatggcatcttcaTTGTGTgtgggcgtgaggagaatacgctggccccagtggcttcttggggagaattttgcctccacaccgctccaatggaggcGTACTCCCcctaaagggaaggaacttcgcaaacacatcctcgtctcccccggctccacttgtggttaccTCTAACCTTTACATCGTGCAAGCCTGTATTGTGTTTATATCTTGTGCTTGCTTGTGAAGTTGTTGttgtgcttgtcatataggttgtccacctagttgcatatctagacaacctagtTTCTGATCAAGCCAAATTTGTTTAAAAAGAGCTAAAAATTTATAGTTGCCtattcacaccccccccccccctagtcaatCATACCTGGTTGCAAATATAAATAAATACGCTTAATAGGAAAGGAGTGCGGGTTGATTTTAATAAAGTAATAGAAGGCTCATTTTGCAGATATGCCACTATCCTTGCCTAATTGAGATGTATCAGATGATGTCGAGCCTCCCGCGCTCTCGTAATACAAGCCCATGTGGAGGAGTTGCTGGACATGTGTGTAATTATTATACTAGGGGGTGATCTGCAAATTGGCTAAAGCTCCTTAGATGTCTGGTAGATCTGAGATTAAATGGCGGAGATCGCTTTGGACCATAGGAGCATCTCATATTTACCCTCTGCCAGCATGATCCACTCCTTATATTTCCTATCCCATGGCTTAAATAGTGCACAAGTAAGGGCAATGCACATGATATGGTCTCCCTGCTTCATCCTACCATTTCGGATAGCCCTTGCATTGGACAGCGGTACCAGCACATCTGCATCCACAACTGGGCGCTGGAACTCCTCCGCTAGCTCCCAGATCAAGACCGCATCACAGTCCTCCCACCGCCGCATGATCCTGTCCATAACATCCCCAGCACCGCCCTGCTCCGTTTCGGCCACATTCGCTTCTCCCACTGGTGTTAAGGATGACGGCGCGACACCCCATGACGGAACATCAAATTGTGGTGATGCTATACATTCAACGGAACAGTACAACAATTCCCTTGTACAAGGATACACCTCCCAGATAGCTGCACCACAGGGAAAGTATCTAGTGCACCGGTGCTTGTGCTGCTACTGGTGCACCAGACAGttaaaaatgttcagaaaaatctGGAAACAAATAGCACATTAACACAACATCGTGCTACCGGTGCACCAGATACTTTCCCCTGCACCACAGCCCAAGATTCTCTACCCACAACTCATTCAGAAATAATGCCACAGTCTTTACTCCTTCATTGTGTTGCATATTTCTTATCTTCTTTTTTTGCGCCGGCGGCACATGATACATTTATTTCGGTCTAAGAATTGATCGAACAAAAATAACACAAGAGCATTCTTCCTCAATTATTCCCTAATTAGCACATAGCACCTGTATTATCCCTATTTCTTACAAGCCTGGTCTAATCCGTTCATTGGCGCGGAATCACACTCTGATCGTCCCTGTCTGGGTCCAACCAATCTAAACTAAGCAAAATGTATGTTGCAAGATCAGTAATCTTGAACTCGGATATGTAGCCCATTGGGAGCTTCCACCCGGGGGAATTTCAATATGGTGTTCTTGCCTTCCTCCTCCCATCTGCAACATCAAGACCGAATGACAAATATTTGTTGTTAGTAAATAATAATGTTGGAGTTGTTCTCTTAGCAAGTGAGTGCGGAGTAACAAAAGGAACATACCTGTATCGAGTCACAAAATAGTGTAGGAAAGTTGCAATCTCAGCCGTGCCCAGCTCCTTCCCAGGGCACATCCGGCTGCCTCCCCCAAACAACATGAAGTGTGGGTGTGATTCCATGTTCTTCTCCTGTATGTTTTTAGTAGGTAGCACAAGATTAGAACTTCCTCTGTTGTGGTGGTATGTTTGAGTAGGTAGTAAAGATCATAATTGTCCACTCTTTTGCTTACCAGCCATCTCCATGGGTTGAAGGTCATCGGGTCAGAGTACATGAACGAATCGTAGTTTATTTCCCTTGTGTAAACATAGATTCTCCAGCCTTTTGGAATGACAAACCCTAAAAAAAATTGGTGAATCATGCGTAAATGACACCCTTGTTGCATTAGAACATACTTAATATTTACATAGAAAATGCAGAAATGGCAGGATAATTTGCAAGCATAACTCACCATTCATTTCTACATTCTGAGTAGTTTTTCTCAGTAGCCCATTCACGACTGTGGCTAATCTTAGCGTCTCAAAGATGACCTGCAAGGTAGAAGTATCCATGGGTACATCATGATCATACTAATAGTAAGTTTGTGCTCTCACTTCATTATTGTGTGTGTTTGATCTCCTACATACAGCTCGAGTGAAGGCCATGGACTTGAAATCCTCGTAGTTGATAGCCTCCTCCGGCGATTTTCCCTTCCTAATATCAAGATGCTCTCTCTACATTCATAAGTGAAAAGACAATCACTAAACTCTAGAAACACATGATCTTTTCTTTGAAAACAAAATTGTTTTTTGCTTGCAAAAACAATATTGATTTTCAGAGTATGTGTTCATACCCTTAGTTCTTGGAGAGCCCGTGGGTGGTCGGACAGGTACTTGACAGCCATCATTGAGGTCGTCGACATGGTCTCATACCCGTCGTAAATAATGGTCATGATCAAGTCAATGATCTGCTCATCACTGAGCTTTTCCCTGGTCCCGTCATCGCCACTTGTCAATAGAGCCTCCAACATGTCACCGTGAGCTTGAATAGTGGACCTCCGCTCCGTGATTATCTTCTGTAGCATGGACACGAGCTTCTTCCTCGCCTGCAAGCCCTGGTAGTACCTGGTCCCTGGAAGGTTGATGGGCAAGGAGATGGTGCCGAGCACAAGGGTGCAGAACTCTGTATTGAGGGCATCAGAGAGCGGGCCAGCGGTGATGCCGGCGATTTGCCTGAGCATAGATAGCAAGGTCACCTAAAAGGGAAAGTCAGTCAGCAACGATATGAGCACATAAGATTCTGTGATATATCATTGGCATGCCCATGCAAGGAGATGCTTCTATGAAACTCTGCTACGACCACAAAACCGGCAAATGGGAATGACGATGTCCCGAAATGTGTTACTCTGTTTAAAGCAAGGAGATAGTATAAAACGTTGCAACAACCACTTTGGACTTTCCCCCGTTACTGAGTTACAACTTTGAGTGTGTACCAATTTTTTATATGTCCCTGAATGTGATATATCAAAATTTTGTGATAGTTCTGAGGTTGGTTACCCATTTTTTTCAGGGCAAAGTAATACGAAAAGCGAGCATTTCTTTGGTGACTACTGACTGACCTCCTTGGTCTTTGCCTGGATGTCGACGACGGAGCCGGACCATCCATCGAGGTGGGAGCGCATGAAGGCGTCGATCTTGGGAAGGAGGCTGGCTCGGATCGCAGCAGGGTGCACGAGGCCGAGCATGGCGCCACGGATGAACCGGTGCATTGAGCCATGCAAGGCACCGATGTTGTTGCGGCCGAGAATGTCTTGCATGGACTGCGGATAGCCCGGGACCAGGCCGCTGGACTCGCCCTGGAGCAGCATGCGCCGGTTGAGATCGGGGTCCATGCACACCACCGTGGGGCACCCTAGGACGTGCGTCCGGAAAATCCTCCCGTATCTGCAGCAGCGCACGGATTAATTCCTCGTAGTACTTTCAAAGAAGTCTTATATGATAGGGCAGCGCTACGCGTCGGCCAGCGGATAATGAAAAAATATCTGCCGCCTCGCTGACCATTGGATGGACACGTCAAATAGCTGTTCGATGCGCCCACGTGAGTAACCATCACTTTTGCAACAAGAGTGATGTTGCAGAAAATTTCCGCAACAGAAATTTTGTTGCAAAAAATATATGCAACAAATGTCTTGTTGCAAAATTTTTTTGCAACAAAAGCTTTGTTGCAAATAATAATTTGAGGAGTTTTTTTTTCTTGAAACATGGCCCTTTTGCAACGAAGAGGCTTGTTCCAATTGAAACATGCCCTTTGCTGTAGAAACAAAACCGCATGTGATGCCTCGTCGCCTCCGTCACAAGAGCTTGGCGCCATGCCGACCGACTTTGTGGGCATTGTTGCAGGAATTTGTTCAATCATATCCAGTGAGGCGAGCATTGTTGTAGGAGCTGGGGCGGCCAGATCCGGtgaggaggtcggcggcggcgccaGCTCCAGACCCGACTGCAACAGCATCGATCGTTAGATCCGTCGATCATTGTAGAGGTAGTGCCGAGTGGGCCCACATAGGACACGCATCTCACGTACAAGATGGCGGAGGTTCTCGTTAGATCCGTCGGCTGAACGATAGCTTTTCCCTATATGatataaagtattatatattttttCGTATCTTAATTAATACTCTCTCTGTCCCAAAATTATTGTCTtaagatttgtctagatacggatgtatctaattaatgcattcgtatttagacaaatctattGATACATCCGTTTTTAGACAAATCTAAAACAAGAATTTCGGGGTGAAGGGAGTATTACCTTCGTAACAAAATACTAATTGTCTTATATTTATCTAGATACGAATGAATCTAACACTATAACGTGTCTAGATACAtgcatccatatctagacaaatccaaaaaaatactagaaaacaaagaaaaaatatgTCCTGAAATCCCGGTGAAGAGACATGTCCGTCAAGACATTGGTAGCTTCTCCCTCCGTTcggtctagatacattcatttctgcgacaagtaattccgaacggagagaGTAATACTCTGAGAAAGAAAATGCATCATGAACACCAACCATGCGAGCAAGCGGCAAGTTGACGGACTACGTACCTGAGCCTCCTCTCCTTCATGAAGCTCATGCCCTGGTTGAGGAACTCGGTGGTCTCGCCGAACAGCGGCCACCCCATTGTCCCCGGCGGCGGTAGGCACCCATTCCGCCTCCTGCCGTACCTCAGCTCGTTCCACCTTAGCAGCAGGTTGCTCGCAACAACCACTCCGACCACAACACCGATCAAAGCCAGGAGAAGCGACATCTCTATCTCGCAACAAGTGTTATTCCTGCTTGTGTGTGCCTGGGGTTAGGCCGGATTGGAGGCCGTTTTATACAGGGATGAGCCCACACGCCACGGCATCCATCCAATACTCGGCGATTAAGTGGAGAATCACATGCAGATTGGTAAATTAGAATCCATTTAATATTTGACAATAGGAGAGAATCACATGCAGATTCGTAATTAGTAGCATCCACCTTAGTAGCCGATTGGTAATCTTTATCTCCATctccatcttcatcttcatcatttTAGTACTAAAACCCCGCGTTGGCTTGGATCCAAACAATATCAGGCATTCAACCGTATAAATCCGGCGGTTCAGATTTGTCAATGTTTAGTGTCAACACCAACAACGCCTAATCCTCACCATTAATCCTCTTCATCTGACGGCCCATATTCACCCAATAAGGTACTCTCTCTAATCACCAAAAGAGGGCGTGCAATCCTTAGTGCCATTAATTTGAGATTCGCATGCAGattggtagtactccctccgtttctaaatatttgcctttttagagatttcaaatgaactatcacatacagatgtatatagacatattttagagtatagattcactcattttgcgccgTATGTAATCACTTACTGAAATCTCtagaagacaaatatttaggaacggagggagtaatactcaTCTATTCAGGGGTGAATCGCATGCAGATTTGTAATTAgtactccgtcccaaaattcttgtattagatttgtctaaatacggataacttgatacatccgtatctagacaaatctataATTGATACAGCCGTATCTGGACAAATCTATaattgatacatccgtatctagacaaatctaagatgagaattttgggacggatggagtatacAATTAATGCAATTAAGGAGAGAATCGCCTGGATGGTATATGCATCAAAATTATCAATTTAATACTAAATACATGATTTGGGTTGGACCCAAACAATCAACCTTTCAATCGTGTAAATCTGGCGGTCTAGATATGTCTAATTTTGTATCGTCTGACACCAACAACACCTGCGAaacaacctgtggttggatggttacgaGGACAGTGATATTCCCAGCTCACCGGGTTCAACACATGGTGCTTGCATTTTTCTAAAGAAAACAGCAACAACACCTTAATCCTCTGTATCTAACGACCCATAGTCACACAATGATGTACCTCGTCCAATCGCCAAAAAAGGAGAGAAGTGGATGCATATTGTTCGCTGAAAGGATCAATGTAATCGACTAGAGGGGGATGATGATGCGACTAACAAAAATTAAAGTTTTTTTGTTGCAAATTTGAGTTTCAATAAATAAAATAAGTTGtttagatatgcaactagatggaCAACCGATATAACAAGCACAATAAGCAAGTAAGAGTAAACACAAGGTAGTAACTTTCAACACAAACTAAAGGAGCGAGTTAACCGCTAGTGAAGACGATGAAGACAAAGATGTGTTTCCGAAGTTCCCtccttgggggggagggagggtacGTCTATGTTGGAATGGTGCGGATGCACAATACCGATATAGCATTCCAAAAAGTTCTAGAAAAAACTTACAAAAAACTATggaatcctatatacctaagagattgaTCCCCACTACTTTGATTTATCTTAACATGCAGCCCCTCCACATCACCAATCCAGCCAAATCAGCAACTCTCCGCATGCATGCTGCCACGTCATGCTGCATTTAGTTTCCAGACGTGAACATTGATCAACCCCTCTCGAACATGCAGCATTCCACGTTAGCAAATTAATATGTTCAATTTTTCAGGCGTTATCTCTCTTCTGTCCTTTCCTCTTCTCGCCTCAACGTACGATGGTTCACTTCATCTTCCATCAATAAATCTTCACTGCAGCGTTCCTGATTCTTCTACTGCCCTATTTATCTGTATAGAGAGGAAGGAGAGACCTGCAAGGTAAAGCTGGCTGGAGCCACATGATGGCCGCTAGATGCCTAGCAGGGGCTTTGCCGGCCGAAGCCCACACGCCTTGGCATCGACCCGAACTTTTGACGAACGATGCATGCCACCGTCGACGTCTTCCATCAACAACACACGCACCAAAGGTGGGGCTCTCCTTCCTCTCTAGCTGACTTAGATCTGAATGGTTTTGTAGTTAGCTTGGTTGGAAGCTCAGGTTCCAAGTCAGAGATAGGCCCCAAGGTGTAGTTTGGCAGCGCCCACCATGCCGATGCCAAGTATGTAAGTGTGCCACGTCCCAATTAAAGTTGCGTCTTTGTCGCCGAGGTAGGAGCAGAAAGATGAGGACATGAGGTCACTCCTATCGTTTATTTGCCAGATTTTCATGTCAGCGTTGTTACCCCTGAAGGCATGGACAAAGCTTTATGTGACGGAGAACTAGATGCATCTGTGCTTTTTCTATGGAAGATATGCTTATGTACTACTGTCCGTGCTTGATGTGTTTTTTTTTCTGTGATGTGGCTGGTGGCCATGTACAAATTATAAGATTTATGGATGCATCGCTACTAGATTTGTGCTTTCGCTTTTGAAGGTCTTCGTGttatctcaagaaaaatgaaacaaATATTCGCATTAGTTCTTTATACATGGCCCTGAGTTAGACTTCAGGGCATCCGGGACTTATGTGTTGGACCGAGCTTAATCTTTATTTTCCGTGAAATATCAGTTTCGGGCCAGTTTCTCAACAAAAAAAAGGAGTTTCGGGCCATGCTTAAAAACAATGAGTTGGAGATCAAGATTGGACATGTTGTCAGTGCTTCTTTTTCCATGCTAGCAATTTCCCTAAAAAAGGGCCCCGCTCTAACTGCGCAAATACCGAGATACTCCAGAAGATATTACTTttttgacttctcatatcatacACCAATGGTTCAAATAAATATGATTTCATCGTTTAGTAATTTTTTTACTCCATAACCTTCCTGCTGTATATGGCTACAAATTCCCACagcaacgtgcggggtatcatctagtaatATTTGAGTTCACAAACCCTCTAGAATTGGCAAGGGGGGCAGCCCCATGTGGGCCAAAAGAGGCCCAAAAGGGGCGCCGCCTTAGGATGAAAGGCGAAGGCCAAATTAGACATGGGAAGGGACAATCACTTTCCCCCTTCGTTCGGCTGGAGGCtgcatgtgtgcgtgcgtgcgtgcatgcgtgtgtgtgtgtggagagAGAGAGCGATAGAGACCCCAAAGAGCAAATCAACTCCAAAAAGGATCTCTCTCACATACTACCTATTCGTTCCATTCGGTGAAAAGTGTACATATAAAAAtttaggacaaattatggagtAGAATAAAAATGCATTAAAAAGATGTaagccaccatctctctcctctttaattacccaaccccaaatgagctaagtgcatgtagaaattaaggaGACCATTTTTAAAATATAATTTGTCTTGATTACCGTATGATGAGAGAGGAgcatttttttctactttaaaatGCATTGGGAACATAGATGTAAACTTTTTTATGGACAAATTTTGAAACCAAACGTACATCCTTCACCGGACGGAGAGAGTGCGTTCTAGTCCCAGTCTAATTGGTCTAACAGTTGGGACTCCTAATTAGACGGAAATGCTGCTAGGATTCTCTatagttttctctgaactcttgtTCCTGGATGTGGAAGCGTTGTCGGGTTATTACTTCGCAACGCGTGAATGTCTCGAAGGTTTCGTTTACTTCGACTCTTGACCTGCTGATCGTCTCGAAGAAATTCTCATGGCTAGGGGTATAAGTCTACCTACGGAAATTGTCGCGCTTCACCAACAAATAAACTACTTCCGCTACTTTGCCCGTCGATGAGATTGATCTTACCGGCACCTTCATAATGTTCCTAGGTGTGATCATGTACCATTTTTTTTTTTGTGTAACATGTTCGCCTACACACGGTCCTCCCACCATCATGTGATCACGACCGTAGCATTCCCGCACCGCCCTGCTCCCTCACGACCGAGTAAATTGCACAGGAGTACCATAATTGGGGCATTGGAAACAGATTGATACCAAGATTGATAAtatttacgtgtcagtaccaagttTGAGGCGAGCCGTTGCAAAAAAGACTAAAAGTGTGTTTTATACGTATTGATAGGGAATCTGACCAgttgggcccgcccgtcaggcgcCACGCTGGCCAGTGAGCGCGTGCCCGCGCGCTGACTCGGACGAGGCCAAGTCCAACCGTTTAGGGCGCGGCTGGTGCGGTCGAgccacactgtcggtgtcaaaaccggcagatctcgggtaaggggtcccgaactgtgtgtctaaggcggatggtaacaggaggcaggggacacgatgttttacccaggttcggaccctcttgatggaggtaaaaccctacgtcctgcttgattattcttgataatatgagtagtacaagagttgatctatcacgagatcagagagactaaaccctagaagctagcctatggtatgattatatgttgtcctacagactgaaaccctccggtttatatagacatcggaggaggctagggttacacaaggtcggttacaaaggaggagatatccatatccgtattgcctagcttgccttccacgccaagtagagtcccatccggacacgggacgaagtcttcaatctcatatcttcatagtccaacagtccggctaaaggatatagtccggctgtccggagaccccctaacccaggactccctccgtagcccctgaaccagacttcaatgacgatgagtccggcacgcaatgttgtcttcggcattgcaaggcgggttccttctccgaatacaccacagaagagtttgaatacaaagatactgtccgaccctgcaaaataagttccacatgccaccgtagagagaataatatttccacaaatctaatttgctgacacgttttggtggcatgacatcacgccacggtccagtaattatttgaaccgtttttctttaaccagccccgcacataacgcggggcggtttcttgacacgtcttgtcaaagcagagaatgtgttccccttatcacgggattttcatcaatacggacgtgggtaacccaaccgcgccatcaattacggcgcctggggGGACAAGCGAGTTTGACGCTTGTGTGgacgcatagttttgtccgcccttataaagggataaggtttcacctttttctacccacgccttcttcctccttgctcatccattctcgcgcactcgagctccagcgcccaagtccacatccttctcctcaactctctccaaacatgtctggagcaggaggcaagtggatggactcctccgtcacggaggga
The window above is part of the Triticum aestivum cultivar Chinese Spring chromosome 2A, IWGSC CS RefSeq v2.1, whole genome shotgun sequence genome. Proteins encoded here:
- the LOC123186955 gene encoding cytochrome P450 85A1 → MSLLLALIGVVVGVVVASNLLLRWNELRYGRRRNGCLPPPGTMGWPLFGETTEFLNQGMSFMKERRLRYGRIFRTHVLGCPTVVCMDPDLNRRMLLQGESSGLVPGYPQSMQDILGRNNIGALHGSMHRFIRGAMLGLVHPAAIRASLLPKIDAFMRSHLDGWSGSVVDIQAKTKEVTLLSMLRQIAGITAGPLSDALNTEFCTLVLGTISLPINLPGTRYYQGLQARKKLVSMLQKIITERRSTIQAHGDMLEALLTSGDDGTREKLSDEQIIDLIMTIIYDGYETMSTTSMMAVKYLSDHPRALQELRREHLDIRKGKSPEEAINYEDFKSMAFTRAVIFETLRLATVVNGLLRKTTQNVEMNGFVIPKGWRIYVYTREINYDSFMYSDPMTFNPWRWLEKNMESHPHFMLFGGGSRMCPGKELGTAEIATFLHYFVTRYRLVGPRQGRSECDSAPMNGLDQASSPQFDVPSWGVAPSSLTPVGEANVAETEQGGAGDVMDRIMRRWEDCDAVLIWELAEEFQRPVVDADVLVPLSNARAIRNGRMKQGDHIMCIALTCALFKPWDRKYKEWIMLAEGKYEMLLWSKAISAI